The following proteins are encoded in a genomic region of Leptospiraceae bacterium:
- a CDS encoding tyrosine-type recombinase/integrase: MIRCLVYASHEERMHLKGLYSSRLRNIEYRTIRLDKCFLKKNSLSVEVIGKGNHSRLVPFPLDVYQYALKKYKGKVFLFETANGKPMSRITLQALIRSARKRVGLNFTARTLRKSGHNYLRERFPKVPTDQWCSEMGHTPSVQETHYNVHSKRTKKVYSTVNREINSKIKS; encoded by the coding sequence TTGATTCGTTGTTTAGTTTATGCGAGCCATGAAGAAAGAATGCACTTGAAAGGCTTGTATTCCTCACGTCTTAGAAATATCGAATATAGAACAATTCGATTAGATAAATGTTTTCTTAAGAAAAATTCTCTTTCCGTAGAAGTCATTGGAAAAGGAAACCATTCTCGATTAGTTCCTTTTCCGCTCGATGTTTACCAATACGCATTAAAAAAATATAAAGGCAAAGTATTTTTATTCGAAACAGCAAACGGGAAACCAATGTCTAGAATAACTCTACAGGCTTTAATTCGTAGCGCAAGAAAGAGAGTAGGATTAAATTTTACAGCAAGAACTTTACGCAAGTCTGGACACAATTATTTAAGAGAACGTTTTCCAAAAGTTCCAACAGATCAATGGTGTTCAGAAATGGGACATACACCATCTGTCCAGGAAACTCATTATAATGTGCATAGTAAAAGAACTAAGAAAGTTTACTCAACAGTAAACCGTGAAATCAATTCTAAAATAAAAAGTTAG